CGACGGCCGAGGACGGCACCGGGCTGGGACTCGCGATCGTCGAGCGGATCGCAACCGCACACGACTGGACCGTCGACGTCGGAGCCGGTACGGACGGTGGTGCACGTTTCGAGTTCGTGACGTCGCTATGAATCCAAACAGCTGCGTGCAGCAGTTTGTGATAACTATGAAGTACAAATTCCGCCCCCACCAAATACACCTTCTGTAGCTATAAATACAACCGAAATAGCGTCGGAGAGGGCACAAATATATGTCTTTCACACCAAAATATCCTATATGACAAGCGTTCTTGAATCAGCCACCGACCCCGCCCATCATAAGATTGTAATTTTTGCACACTACTACGACGCAGTTCGATAGTTACGGACCGCTCCTCTTGGTATCTTCTCCCAAGGCTATATATAGATAGCCGCTGTGAGTTACGACATATGGAAACGCCGGGGGTGAACAATCGACCGCGACCTGCGTTCCAGAGGGGGAGCCGTGCCTGGGAGTTGCTGGAGAGTCTCCAACGGCTCACGGCGACCGGCGTCTGGTCGTACGACAGTGCTACCGATAACGTGTGGTGGAGCGAACAGGCAAAGCGGATCCTTCGTCTCGAGCCGGACGCCGAACCCGACATCGAGACGATCGTCGCCTGTTTCGTTGACGCGGATCGATCGCAGACCCGCGATCGACTGATAGACGCGCTCGAGGACGGCGAGTCGTTCGAAACTGACGTCGGGCTTGCGGTCGAAGGAACGACCGAGCGTTACGTTCGGCTCCGTGCACAGCCCCAGCAGCGAAACGGCGGACTGGTCACGCTGTACGGGACGGTCGAGGACGTCACCGACGCGAAACGCCAGGAAAAGCGGATCCAGGTGCTCCGACGAACGAGCCAGGAGCTTCGGGAGGCGAACTCCCAGCAGGCGGTGGCCGAAATCATCGCCGAAACCTCGAAGAACATCCTCGGGTACGTCAACGCGACCGTCAGGCTGGCGGAGACATCGAGCGGAACGCTTCGGACCGTCGCCGCGACCGAGGAGTGTATCGAGCGGGCCGGCAAACGGCCCGATTACCCGATCAGCGAGAAAACACCCGCGGCCCGGACGTACCGAACCGGGGAGCCGGAGCTACACACCGACCACCGCGCTACCGAGGACGATCGCGACCGCGGCGAGTTGCGGTCCGGCCTCTACGTTCCGATCGGCGATCACGGCGTTCTCAGCGCCGGTGACGTCGTCGTCGACGCGTTCGACGAACGGGATATCGAGGCTGCCAGTCTACTCGGCCAGCTCGGGGCAAAAGCCATCACGCGGATCGGCTGGACGAAGCGGTCGCGGGCGATATGAGCACACCGAACCGACACTCCGAGACGTTTCGAAACCAGAAGCGGCGATTGGAACACACATGTTCGACAACGACGGGCGGAAGCTGAAGACGACCCGAACCTCGCTCCGGATCCTGGAGCTTGCACTGGAGTACGAGCGCGTGACGCTCGCCGAACTCGATCGGATGATCGACAAGCCAAAGAGCTCGCTACACAGCCACCTCAACACGCTCGTTGACTGTCGGTATCTCGTCAAGGACGGCGACGTGTACACGACGAGTTTCAGGTTCGCGCTGCTCGGCGAGCGGGCACGTCAACAGAACCGCCTGGCACCGGAGGCGATCCGAACCGTCGATCGGTTGGCGGCCACGGCCGGTGAGGAGGTAAACGTCACCGTCCTCGAGTACGGTCGCCTACTGATGGTGTACGGCTCTTCAGACTCCGAAACGAGCGAGGACGGATCGTTCCGGAGGGAGTACGATCTCCACAACACGGCCGCTGGAAAGGCCGTGCTCGCCGAGCTCGATCGGGACCGGGTCGAACGGATTCTCGACGAGTGGGGGATGCCCCGGGAGACCGAGGCCACGATTACGGATCGGGAACGGCTCTATGACTGCCTCGACGAGATCGCCGACCAGGGGTACGCTATCGTCGACGAGGAGTTCGCACCCGGACTCGTCGCCGTCGGTGCGACAGTTCACGGACCCGACGGGGAGCCCATCGGCGGGCTCAGCGTCGGCGGACCGAAGTATCGGATCGACATGGATCGACTCCACGGCGACCTCGCCGAACAGCTCCTCGCTACCGTCGAATCGCTGGAATCCGAGACGACCCTTCTCCGGTGAGCTGCCGATCACGCTCCGTCGCGTATGTATTCGTCCAGTCGCTCGGCCATCGCCAGTGCGAACGCCTCGTCGTTGATCGTGGCCTCCCGCTCGACCAGTTCGACGCCGTCGGCGCTGGCGCGAAGCGCGTCGAAAAGGGCGGCGTCTGCCTCGGGATCGCGGAACGGCTCGCCGTCGGTATCGAGCGCCGATACGCCCTCGAGCGGGAGAAAGAGCGCCGTCGGCCCGGAAGCACGCGAGAGTTTCTCGCCGATAATGCGGCCGAGTTCCGCGTTCTCTTCGGGCGTCGTTCGCATGAGCGTGACCTCCGGGTTGTGGACGTGAAACGTCCGTTCGTCGAACTCATCCGGGACGGTGTCTCGTGGTCCAAAGTTCACCATATCGAGCGCACCGGTCGAGACGACCTGGGGAGTTCCGGTCTCGGCTGCGGCATCGAGCCGTCCGGGGCCAGCGTTCAGGACGCCACCGACGAGTTCGTCGGCCCACTCGGTGGTCGTCACGTCTAACACCCCGTCGACGAGCCCCTGACGAATGAGGTCCTCCATCGCTTGACCACCGGCACCGGTTGCGTGAAAGACGATCGTTTCGTACCCCTGCTCCTGGAGGTACTCGCGGGCGGTTTTGACGCAGGGAGTCGTGACTCCGAACATCGTGATCGCGACGGTCGGTCTGTCTTCGGTTTCGACGCCGGGATCGGTGGTGGCCATGCCGACCATCGCGAGCGCCGCGTTGCTGATCACCCGCTGGGTGAGCTGGTTGATCCCTTCGATGTCCGCGACGGAGTACATCATCGTCACGTCCGTGGCCCCGACGTACGGCTCGACGTCGCCCGAGGCGACCGTCGAAACCATGAGCTTGGGAACGCCGACCGGAAGCGCGCGCATGGCCGTCGTCGCGACGGACGTGTTCCCCGAGCCGCCGAGCCCGAGGACGCCGTCGAGACGATCCGCCTCGTGCAAGCGTCGGACGATCGTCGCCGCACCCTCGCCCATCGCTTCCATCGCCGCACCGCGGTCACCCGCCTCTCGAAGCTGATCTAGCGTCGTGTCGGCCGCGTCGGCGACCTCGTCCGCGGACGTGTCGGGCTCGAACGCGGGCTCACCCACAACCCCGGTGTCGACGACGTGAACGTCGGCGCCCTGCGATTCGATGACGTCCCGTGCGAAACCGATCTCCTCCCCTTTCGTATCGAGCGTCCCGACGATGATGACTGCCATCTCAGATCGTG
This genomic window from Natronococcus occultus SP4 contains:
- a CDS encoding Tm-1-like ATP-binding domain-containing protein, yielding MAVIIVGTLDTKGEEIGFARDVIESQGADVHVVDTGVVGEPAFEPDTSADEVADAADTTLDQLREAGDRGAAMEAMGEGAATIVRRLHEADRLDGVLGLGGSGNTSVATTAMRALPVGVPKLMVSTVASGDVEPYVGATDVTMMYSVADIEGINQLTQRVISNAALAMVGMATTDPGVETEDRPTVAITMFGVTTPCVKTAREYLQEQGYETIVFHATGAGGQAMEDLIRQGLVDGVLDVTTTEWADELVGGVLNAGPGRLDAAAETGTPQVVSTGALDMVNFGPRDTVPDEFDERTFHVHNPEVTLMRTTPEENAELGRIIGEKLSRASGPTALFLPLEGVSALDTDGEPFRDPEADAALFDALRASADGVELVEREATINDEAFALAMAERLDEYIRDGA
- a CDS encoding GAF domain-containing protein gives rise to the protein METPGVNNRPRPAFQRGSRAWELLESLQRLTATGVWSYDSATDNVWWSEQAKRILRLEPDAEPDIETIVACFVDADRSQTRDRLIDALEDGESFETDVGLAVEGTTERYVRLRAQPQQRNGGLVTLYGTVEDVTDAKRQEKRIQVLRRTSQELREANSQQAVAEIIAETSKNILGYVNATVRLAETSSGTLRTVAATEECIERAGKRPDYPISEKTPAARTYRTGEPELHTDHRATEDDRDRGELRSGLYVPIGDHGVLSAGDVVVDAFDERDIEAASLLGQLGAKAITRIGWTKRSRAI
- a CDS encoding IclR family transcriptional regulator, which produces MFDNDGRKLKTTRTSLRILELALEYERVTLAELDRMIDKPKSSLHSHLNTLVDCRYLVKDGDVYTTSFRFALLGERARQQNRLAPEAIRTVDRLAATAGEEVNVTVLEYGRLLMVYGSSDSETSEDGSFRREYDLHNTAAGKAVLAELDRDRVERILDEWGMPRETEATITDRERLYDCLDEIADQGYAIVDEEFAPGLVAVGATVHGPDGEPIGGLSVGGPKYRIDMDRLHGDLAEQLLATVESLESETTLLR